The DNA segment AATTTCTTTTCAAAGATAAAAAAAGTACTATTAACCAAAGAGAATTAGGCATTGATGTCCATTCCTATCCGCTGGCCCTACGTTTTATTACTCAGCAAAGCCCTGACCTTATTTTTATCGGAACGATCCGTGATACCGAAACAATGGCAGCAGCCATATCGGCGGCGGAACTTGGCGCTTTAGTGATGTCGACATTCCACACGATCAACGCCATTCAAACTATTGAACGAATTATTAATTTCTTCCCGCCTTACTTGCACGCTGAAGTCAGGATGCAACTGTCTTTGCTTTTGAAGGGGATTGTTTCTTTGCGCCTTATTCCGCGTAAAGACGGCAAGGGAAGAATTCCTGCTTATGAAACGATGGTGGTGACTCCGACGATCGCCCGTTTGATCAGAGAAGGAAATATTACACAAATCCAGTCTTTCATCGACGAAGGCCAGTTGCTTGGGATGCAGTCGTTCAAACAATCCTTGGTGCGCTTGGTGAGGGAAGGCTTTGTGGAGGAAGAAGATGCCCGCAGGCTCGCCGATAGTAAAGATGAATTTAATCTGGAATTACGCGGAATAAAAAGGTTTTCTTCGAATAATCTTTGAGGGAATCAGGGAAGTTTAAAGCGGGCCCCGACGCTATTCGTCGGGGCCCGCTTAATTAATTGTGTTTCTTTAAAGCTGTGTTATAATACCGCGTTATTTTTTCTAAGAAAGTACTCTACAGTGATATTGTTATGATTGACGACATTCGAAAAAAAATAGAATCTCTGGAATCCAAGCTGTCTTACCTTCGGGGGTTTCTTTGACCTGCCGCGTAAAATAGAGACGATGTCCGCTATTCAGGCCAAGATGTCCGAACCTGCCTTTTGGGATGACAATTCAAAAGCAAATAAATTGATGCGCGAATTAAAGGTTCTTAAATCTGAAGTTGAACCGTTCCAGGATCAGGTCAAAAAAATAGGGGATTTAAAGGAATTTCTGGAGATCTCCAAAAATGATCAGGATTTTCTCCTTCAGATCAAATCCGACGTTGATACAATAGAAAAAGATATTAATGCGACGGAATTGCGTGCTTTTTTATCAGGAGAATTTGACCATAATAATGCTATTCTAAGCATCAATGCCGGGGCCGGCGGGACCGAATCCTGCGATTGGGCCAATATGCTTCTTCGTATGTATTTGCGCTGGGCGGATAATAAGAATTATAAAGTAAAAACTTTGGATATTTTGCCCGGGGAAGAAGCCGGCATAAAAAACGTGACTATTTCGATAGAAGGTGAAGCGGCGTACGGATTTTTGAAAGCGGAAAAAGGCGTTCATCGTTTGGTCCGAATTTCTCCTTTTGATTCTAATAAACGCCGTCACACCTCGTTTGCTTCTGTTGATGTTATTCCGGAGATCGAGGATGACATTGAAATTGAGATCGATACAGATGATCTGCGTATTGATATTTTCCGTTCCTCCGGGCCCGGCGGGCAAAGCGTTAATACCACCGATTCAGCGGTGCGCTTAACACATCTTCCGACGGGTGTTGTGGTCCAGTGCCAAAACGAACGCTCGCAGCTGCAGAACCGGCAAACAGCCATGAAGATCTTACGCGCGCGGCTTTATGAAATCAGACAAAAAGAAAAAGATGATAAAATGTCTGTTGAGTACGGCGAGAAACAAAAGATCGAATGGGGAAGCCAGATCCGTTCTTACGTCATGCAGCCGTATACTTTAGTTAAAGATCATCGCAGTGATGTCGAAACCGGCAATGTCCTGAAAGTCTTAGACGGGGATATTGACTTTTTCATTGAATCCTTTTTAAAAATAAAATCAAAGAAAAGCTAATATGTTCGATTTTTTTATCCGTAGTTCTATCGTCAATTCCGCTCAACGGTTTATTGACCGCTTAACCCCTGAGGTTAATGTCCATATCCCTAAGGATCTGCCTTTGCCTTCCATCGGTATTATTAAAAGAATGAGCGCTGTCGTTTCTCAAGTAAATGGGTTGGAAGAAAAGGTGCGAAAATTATCCGACGAACAATTGAGACTAGCCACCGAACAATTCAAACAAAAGATAAGAGAATCTATCAAATCTAACGAAGAAGAAGTTAAGAAAATAAATTCTCTTTATATCGCTTCTTTTTCGCAGGATGAAAAAGAATCATTAAGCTTAGATCTTAATCGCGCCAAAGAAGACCTGCGCCGTGTGAGAGAAAATACCTTGCGAGAGATTCTGCCGGAAGCCTTTGCCGTTGTCCGTGAAGCCGGGCGGCGTAAATTAAATATGCGCCATTTCGACATTCAACTTATCGGTGGTATGGTTTTACACGAGGGAAAAATTACCGAAATGGCGACCGGTGAAGGAAAAACATTAGTAGCAACCTTAGCGGCATATCTTAATGCCTTAGCCGGAAAAGGTGTTCATGTGGTGACCGTTAACGATTATTTAGCCAAGCGCGACCGGGAATGGATGGGGCCTCTTTATGAAATGTTGGGTCTTACCGTTGGCGTCATTCAACATGATATGGACAGCCGTCAACGTCAACAAGCTTACGGTTGTGACATTACGTACGGAACGAACAATGAATTTGGTTTTGATTATCTGCGCGACAATATGGTCAATTACAAAGAAGAGATGGTCCAGCCCGGCCATCACTTCGCTATTGTTGACGAAGTGGACAGTATTTTAGTTGATGAAGCCAGAACGCCTTTGATCATTTCCGGCCCGGCGGAAGAATCGACCGATAAATACTATCGCGCCAATGAGATCATTCAAAAACTCAAAGGGCGCCGTGTTACCGAAAAAGAAGAAATCGACGCCAAGCACCGCGGTGAAGATCTTTCTAAGGGATTTGATTATGTGGCCGAGGAAAAAGCAAAATCAATTTCTTTGACCGAAGACGGCGAATTAAAATCAGCCAAGCTTTTTGGTGTTGCGACATTGCATGATATTGAAACGACCGAATACCGCCACCATATTTTACAGGCCTTAAGAGCCAGAGAATTTTTCCGCCTGGACGTTGATTATGTTGTGCGCGACGGAAAAGTCGTGATCGTCGATGAATTTACCGGGCGTATGATGCCGGGACGCCGCTGGTCGGACGGCCTTCATCAAGCGGTTGAAGCGAAAGAAGGCATTAAGATCGAGCGGGAAAATCAAACATTGGCCACCATCACGTTCCAAAATTATTTCCGTATGTATGAAAAACTTTCAGGGATGACCGGTACGGCTTATACGGAAGCCAATGAATTTAAGCAGATCTATAAACTTGATTGTATCGTGATGCCGACCAACCGAGTTTTAAGCCGGACAAATCATCCGGATTCGATTTATAAGACCGAGCAGGAAAAATTTAATGCTGTTGTTGAGGAGATCAATACATTGCATATCAAAGGTCGTCCGGTTTTAGTCGGGACGATCTCCATTGAAAGATCCGAATATTTATCTAGCCTCTTAAAGCGCCGCGGCATCGCGCATCAAGTTCTTAACGCGAAGTATCATGAGTTAGAAGCGCATATCGTTGCGCAAGCCGGACGCTATAAAGCGGTCACTATCGCCACCAACATGGCCGGACGCGGAACAGATATTGTTTTGGGCGGAAACGCGGAATATCTCGCCAGGAGTTTAGCCGAAGAAAAAAGCAAAGAAGCCGCAGAGCAGCCTGCTCAGGAAGATTCGTATCAAAAATTTCTTGTACAATTTAAAACACAAACCAAAGAAGAGCATGAAAAGGTCATTGTGGCCGGCGGCCTACATGTTTTAGGGACCGAGCGCCATGAATCGCGGCGCATTGATAATCAGTTGCGCGGGCGTTCCGGACGTCAGGGCGATCCGGGCTCATCAAGATTTTATGTTTCTTTGGAAGATGATCTGATGCGCCTTTTTGGTTCTGACCGGATCATGAATATCATGAATACTTTAGGGATGGAAGAAGGCCAAGTGATCGAGCACCCCTTAGTGACGCGCGCCATTGAGATCGCTCAAAAGAGAGTGGAAACGCATAACTTTGAAATTCGTAAGCAGCTTTTGGAATATGACAATGTGATGAATAAACAGCGTGAGGTTATTTATCGCATGCGCCGTTCTATTCTCGATGGAGAAAATATCAAAGAACGTATCCTGCAGGCCATCGACGATGCCGGGTATAATTTGACACTGCAATATTTATCCAATGAGCCGCAAGATATTGAAGGCATGATATCAGCGCTTAAATCACAATTTGGTTTTAATCTGCAAGCTTCCTTGGACGAATTATCAACAATGACCAAAGAGCAACTGACAGATTTTATCATTGAACAATTAAAAAACGCCTATCACGAGAAAGAAAAAGAAGTTGCGCCGGAACATCTGCGCGGCCTCGAGCGGATCATTTTGCTTCAGACGATCGATTCTAAGTGGAAAGATCATCTTTACGCGATGGATCAATTAAAAGAGGGAATTCATTACCGCGCGTTTGCCCAGCGTGATCCATTGGTGGAATATCAGCGGGAAGGTTTCTTGATGTTTGAACAGATGTATGCTTCCATCAGTGAAGAAGTCGCGCAGACGATGTTTAAGGTGCAAGCCGTTGCGCCTAAAGAACAGTTCAAGGGTGTTTTTAGCTCCCTGCCGCAACAATTTGTGCATAGCGATTTTTCAAGTCTTTCGCAACAAGCCGGGCAACGTAAAGCTCAGCAGCAACCAGATCAGCCACAACCACAAGAACGCCAAAAACCTGCAGCGCCTCAAACATATCATAGAGCCGGTCCCGACGTGGGGCGTAACGATCCGTGCCCTTGCGGCAGCGGGAAAAAATATAAAAAATGTTGTGGCCGCAATTCCTAATATCATGACACAAAAATATCTTCGATACGCATGACAAATTCACGATCTGTATTCTCCTACGATTTTTTTAAACATCCTCTTTTTTTGTGCCTTTTAAGCGCCAGCTTTCTTGTTTTATCTTTTCCTCAATTTGATATCTGGATTTTTGCTTGGGTTGCTCTTATTCCGCTCATGGCGGCTTTAGACGGAAAAAAGATCCTCGCGTCATTTTTCTTAAGTTATTTCACGGGTGTATTATTTTTTGCCGGAACCCTTTTCTGGTTTATTCATGTGACTCTTTTAGGGATGATCTTGCTTATTTTATACTTTGCCGTTTATTTTGGATTATTTGGGCTCGGGTATTATTTCTTCTCTAAACAAGCGGTTCTTTCCAAAATCTTTGTTTTGCCGTCGCTTTGGGTTATTTTAGAATTAGCAAGGTCGCGTTTATTAAGCGGTTTTGGCTGGGTGAGCATGGGGCATTCTCAATATAAAAATCTGCCGCTCATTCAAGTTGCCGATATCGCGGGGATGTTCGTTATTTCTTTTGTTGTGGTGATGGCTAATGTTCTTTTCAAGGAAGTGATGACAAAAAAACTTAGCCGCGCGTATATCAAGAAAGAAATCTTAATTCCGGCTGTTTTAGTTATTTTTGTTTTAACGTCTTTTTTGGTTTACGGATCTTATCGGTTGAACCAGCCAAGAACGCCGGCGCAATTTAACATAGCGGTCATCCAGGCCAATATCGCGCAGGAGATGAAATGGAATGAGGAATTCTGGCCGGCGATCTTAAAGAAACATTTAGACTTAACGCAAGAAGCGGCTCAGCAAAAACCGGATCTGATCATCTGGCCGGAAACAGCTTTTCCGGGATTTGTGTGGGAGTCGCCGGAACTTTTCTCTAGCTTAAGAGAAGTCGTGGCGAAAAATAAGATCCCTCTTCTTTTAGGCCTGGTGATACAAAATGACGGCGCGTATTATAATTCAGCCATCCTTATCAATAAAGACGGGAAAATCATCAAGCAGCATGACAAGTTACATCTGGTTCCCTTTGGAGAATATGTTCCCTTAAGGGATGTTTTTCCTTTTTTGGCGGATTTGGCTCCCATCGGGGATTTTACTCCGGGGATGGAATATACGCTTTTTCCTGCCATGGTCGAGGCAAAACCGAAAGATAGGTCTATCGGAGATTTTTCTGTCCTCATCTGTTTTGAAGACACTGTTCCTGAGATTTCCGCGAAATTTACGCAAGCGAAAACAAATCTTTTGATCAATATGACCAATGATGCCTGGTTTAAAGACACTAAAGCTCCGTTTTTGCATTTACAGGCGGCGGTTTTTCGTACCATTGAAAATCGTAAAAACTTAGTGCGCGCCGCCAATACGGGAGTGAGTTGTTTTATCGATGAGTTTGGAAAAATAACGAATTATGTTCAAAATAAAAATGGCAAGAAGACTTATGTGGCCGGTTACGCCACCGGCGATGTCGCTCTTAATACGACACAAACGTTTTACACAAAACATCCAGATCTTTTTACATATTTTTGTTTTGGCGGTATACTAATGGGGATCGCGTTAAAGAAATTAAAAATTTCAGCATGGACCAAATCTTAAGCGGAGCTTGGCAATGAAGAAACCTCCTATCAGTATTGTTATTTTATCCTGCGGGCTTTTCTTGGCCTATGGGAAAATTATTTTGCAATATCAAGGGCTTAATCCTTGGCTGACGGCTGTTTCCTGGGTTTTTGTGATCAGTAGCGTCGGACTTTTATTCTTGCAAGAATGGGCCCGGAAGATCTTATTTTTCTTAAGCTTTTTTTTGATCGTATTTTACGCGTACGCGTTTAACTTCATCGCGCTGCTGAATCAGCACATTACGCCACTTTCATTTATCGCGATCGTTATGCCATTGGTCTTAACGGTTTTCTTCCTTAATCTTTCCGGCGTAAAGAAATATTTCCAGAAAATGCTGATCCAGCCCAAAGGGACCATTCTTGCAATCGATGATGACCGTGGCTTGCTCAAACTGCTGAAAGTAAATCTTACTTCAAAGGGATTTGATGTTGTAACCGCTTTAACAGGCGAGCAAGGATTAGAATTAGCGAGAAAAAGGCATCCCAATTTGATCCTGCTGGATGTTATTTTGCCGGGGAAAAAGGGGCGGCAGGTTTGCAAAGAATTAAAGGAAGACCCAAAAACGAAAGATATTCCGGTTGTTTTCCTAACGGCCAAAGATTCTCCCGACGATGTTCAAGCCGAGAAGGAAGCCGGGGCGGTGGCGCATATCACCAAGCCGATCGATTCCAAGAAACTTTTTGCTGACATTAGCAGGATACTTGGAATTTAAATCAACAGGGAGCAAGGTCATGGACATCAAATCCGTTAAGATCAATAAACCTGAAGATGTGAATGTTATTATCGGGCAAGCCCATTTTATTAAAACCGTGGAAGATCTCTATGAAGCGATCGTTTCGGCGGCCGGGCAAATAAAATTTGGGTTGGCGTTTTGCGAGGCTTCGGGAGATTGCAAGATCCGCGCGGAAGGCAATGATGAGGCGCTTAAGAAACTAGCTGTCGATAATGCCATGAATTTATCCGCCGGGCATAGTTTTGTGATTATGCTGTCGAACGGATTTCCGATCAATATCTTAAATCAGATCAAGAGTGTTGTTGAGGTATGCACGATCTTTGCGGCCACGGCGAATCCATTGGAGGTGATCATTGCCGATAACGGTTTTGGCCGAGGGATCCTAGGTGTCATTGACGGGTCAAAACCTAAAGGCATTGAAGATGAAAAGGATATCAAATGGCGTAAAGATCTTTTGCGCAAATTTGGGTATAAGCGTTAATTTTTAGCTTTACACCTTCCTAAAAATCGCTATTATTCTCCTATTATGATGAGCATTAATGACCGAATAAAAACATTTAAAAGGGACTTTGCGCGAAATAGCCTCTATGTTTCCTCGGCGGTCCTCAATCGCCTGCCGTATCCCTTCGTAAGGCTCTTAACACATCTTTTTATTGCCATCGGTTTTCGTTGTGCAGTACGTCAGCGCCGGATCGCCGCCGAAAGCCTTCAGATCGCCTTTGGCCGGCAAAAGACCCAAGCTGAAATAAAGAAAATTACCCGTGATTGTTTTGAGAATTTTGGAAGAGGGATGATCGAGCTTATTTATTTTATGGGCCATCCTAAGATGATCAAGCAGCGTGTTCAATTTGAAGGAAAAGAATATTTAGACGCGGCGCTGCGCCAAGGTAACGGTGTTATTGCCGTCAGCGCTCATTTTGGGAATTTTCCTCTCATGCTTTTGCGTTTTGCCCAGGAAGGGTATAAAACGAACGCGATCATTCGTCCGGCTCGCGATCAAAAGATCGAGGAATACTTTTTTGCTTTACGTACCAAGTTGGGGCTTAATACGATCTACAGTCATCCCAGAAAAGATTGCGTGAATAATTCTTTGAAAGTGTTGCGCAATAATGAATTTCTGTTCATTCCGTTGGACCAAAATTTTGGCAGTGCGGGTGGAGTTTTTGTTGATTTCTTCGGACAAAAAGCAGCCACCGCGACAGGGCCGGTCATTTTCGCGATGCGGGCGGGCGCTCCGCTTTTGCCGATCTTTGTGATCCGTCAAAAAGATGATACGCATAAGATCATCATTGATCCGCCGCTTTATCTACAAGAAGGAAAAGACAGTGCGGATACGATCTTCATCAATACGGCGCGCATTACTCAAGTGATCGAACGCTACATCACGGCATATCCTCAAGAGTGGGGATGGATGCATCGAAGGTGGAAGAGCCGCCCGGCGTCTGAGGCGCAAAATCCAACCTCAACGGAGGTAATGGTATAAATGAATGTTAAGAAGAATATTCTATTTTTTGTGGGAGGCTTCACGGTATTTGTGATCGGGATCGGGCTCGTCTTGACATTTTGGCAAGATGTTGTTAGCGTGTTTCGTGGCATGGTGGGAATTGTCCTGGCATTGGCGGGAATTTTGATCCTTGTGTTGGTTAAAGATTAACCCTTATTTAAGGTAGGCCATCTATGAAAAAACAATTAAAGCGTTATTTTATATACGGTTTAACGATCTTTTTACCGATTATGCTGACCGTTTATCTTATCATTCTCACCTTTAATTTTATTGATGGGTTTTTGGGAAAAGCCATCAAGCCGATCTTCATCAATATTTTTGGATTTTATTTTAACGGAACAAGCATTCTTATTTTTATTCTTCTGATATTTTCGATCGGGTTTGTAACTACGCATTTTTTGGGAAAAAAGCTTTATCCTTGGTTCGAAAAACAACTTTTAAAATTACCGTTTTTTAGGCAGGTATACCCTGCGATGAAGGAAATTGCTTTGTTTCTTTTTTCCCATGAAAGGCCGGCGTTTAAACAGGTTGTCTTGGTCGAATATCCGCGCAAAGGCGCCTATTCACTGGGGTTTTTGATGAATGATTCCGCTAAAAGCATTTGCCAAAAAATCGGAAAAGAAACTTGCAATGTCCTCATTCCCACTTCGCCAAGCCCGTTTTCCGGGTTTGTGGTCATTATCCCCAAGGATGAAGTTATTCTGACGGATATGACGGTTGAACAGGCAGTTAAATTCTTTGTTTCCGATGGTGTTGTTAATCCTGAATGAGCGCATGCTAAAAGATATTAAGCTGGTGATCTTTGACTTGGATGGAACATTGGTAGACGCTTATCCGGCGATCGTGCGCAGTTTTAACTTGACGATGCGCAAGTTGAATTTACCAACGCAAAAAAGCACGGTTATCCATCGTGCGGTCGGCTGGGGCGATAAGAATTTATTAAAACCATTTGTCGGCGATAAAAATATTTCTATGGCTTTACGGATCTACCGCAAGGACCATAAGACTTCTTTACGCCAAAAGACGAAATTTTTGCCTCACGCGAAAGACTTGTTGGCGTATCTTAAAAAGAAAAAATATCGTTTAGCGATCGCCAGTAATCGCCCGACCAAGTTCACGCACATTATCTTGGAACATCTTAAAGTTAAAGATTGGTTTGACTATATTCTTTGTGGCGATAAAATGAAAAGGTCAAAACCGCATCCGGATATTTTGCTAAAGACCTTAAATAGGTTCTCTCTTCGCCCTCAAGAAGCGGTTTATGTGGGCGATATGACGGTTGATGTCTTAGCCGGGAAAAGAGCCAAGATCAAAACGATCGCGGTTGCGACCGGATCAAACACAAAAAAAGAATTACAAAAATTAAAGCCGTTTCGTCTGATCGATCACGTCGGCGAATTAAAAAAGATCTTAGACGGCGCGGCCGGTTAAAAACTTTTTGATTATCAATCTTGAAAGGAGAATGTAATGGGAAAAAGAAAAAGAAGAGGAAAACTCAAGTGGCGTTCTAAAAGAGCACGGCATGGCAAAAGCCCGACAAAAGGGCATTAAACGCGCCGTTTTAAATAAAAGTGACAATCAGCTTAGAACTATTTTCTAAAAAAAGAGGAAGGTTACTAATGAACAGCAAAAAAATTAAATGGGGTATATCCGCTTTCATTTTTTTCATTGTTTGCGCCGCCCTTTTGACGATTGCTCCGTCTGTTTTTGCCAGTGAAGCCGATATGATCGTTCCTGATCTAAGCACGGCGACATTTTTGAATACCGATGGGCGCACCATGTTGACGTGGGGGATAGGGATCTGTATTTTTGGGTTTATTTTTGGTATGGTGCAGTATGTCCAGATCAAGAAGATGCCTGTCCATAAGTCGATGCATGAGATCTCCGAGCTTATTTTTGAAACATGCAAAACGTATTTGATCACGCAGGGAAAATTTATTTTGATCTTGGAGGCCTTGATCGGCATTGTGATCGTGGCTTATTTTGGTTGGTTGCGGCATTTTGAAGCCAACAAAGTCGTTATTATCCTTATCTGCAGTTTGGTTGGTATTGCCGGAAGTTATTTTGTGGCGTGGTTCGGGATGCGCATTAATACCTTTGCCAATTCGCGCTCGGCCTTTGCCAGCTTATCCGGTAAACCGTTTCCGGTCAGTGCCATTCCTTTAAAAGCCGGGATGAGCATCGGTATGCTTCTTATTTCAACCGAACTTTTTGTTATGTTGTGTATTTTGCTTTTCATTAATCCCGAATACGCGGGCCCGTGTTTTATCGGTTTCGCCATCGGTGAATCATTGGGTGCTTCGGTTTTAAGATTGGCGGGCGGTATTTTTACTAAGATCGCCGATATCGGTTCTGATCTGATGAAGATCGTTTTCAATATTAAAGAAGACGATGCCAGAAATCCTGGCGTTATTGCCGATTGTACGGGAGATAATGCCGGTGATTCTGTCGGGCCGACGGCTGACGGTTTTGAAACATATGGTGTTACGGGCGTTGCGCTGATCACCTTTATTTTATTGGCCGTTCACGGGCCGCTTTTACAGGCGCAGCTTTTGGCGTGGATCTTTGTCATGCGCTTAGTGATGATCATCGCTAGCGGCCTTTCTTATTGGATCAATGACATGATCTCTAAGGCGCGATACAGCCAGGCAACAGAAATGAATTTCGAAGTACCTTTGACCTCTCTTGTTTGGATCACCTCTTTGGTATCGGTTGCTTTGACATACGGCGTTTCGTATCTTTTGATCGCGCCTTTAGGTGACGGGACGATCTGGTGGAAATTAGCGTCGATCATTACCTGCGGGACAATGGCGGGCGCGATCATCCCTGAAGCGGTCAAGATCTTTACGTCGACCGATTCAGCCTATGTGAGAAATATCCTCAATTCTTCTCGTAAGGGCGGAGCTTCCCTGAACATCCTAGCAGGTTTAACGACGGGAAACTTCAGCGCTTACTGGATGGGATTTGCGATTTTATTTTTAATGTGGATCTCATATCAGGTAAGTATGTTAGGGTTAGATCAATTGATGTT comes from the Candidatus Omnitrophota bacterium genome and includes:
- a CDS encoding PilT/PilU family type 4a pilus ATPase; the protein is MRLDKVLRMMVDKEASDLFLRVNAPVRARIHGKIQVLDAQVLSKEEMMTLTDFILANDERRATFARNLDIDFIHHTPDIGRFRINVFTQRGTPSIVARYVTDKVQSFEDLNLPVELCRQFCNEPRGLILVCGPAGSGKSTAIASMIENINATDERHIITIEDPIEFLFKDKKSTINQRELGIDVHSYPLALRFITQQSPDLIFIGTIRDTETMAAAISAAELGALVMSTFHTINAIQTIERIINFFPPYLHAEVRMQLSLLLKGIVSLRLIPRKDGKGRIPAYETMVVTPTIARLIREGNITQIQSFIDEGQLLGMQSFKQSLVRLVREGFVEEEDARRLADSKDEFNLELRGIKRFSSNNL
- the prfB gene encoding peptide chain release factor 2 (programmed frameshift); its protein translation is MIDDIRKKIESLESKLSYLGGFFDLPRKIETMSAIQAKMSEPAFWDDNSKANKLMRELKVLKSEVEPFQDQVKKIGDLKEFLEISKNDQDFLLQIKSDVDTIEKDINATELRAFLSGEFDHNNAILSINAGAGGTESCDWANMLLRMYLRWADNKNYKVKTLDILPGEEAGIKNVTISIEGEAAYGFLKAEKGVHRLVRISPFDSNKRRHTSFASVDVIPEIEDDIEIEIDTDDLRIDIFRSSGPGGQSVNTTDSAVRLTHLPTGVVVQCQNERSQLQNRQTAMKILRARLYEIRQKEKDDKMSVEYGEKQKIEWGSQIRSYVMQPYTLVKDHRSDVETGNVLKVLDGDIDFFIESFLKIKSKKS
- the secA gene encoding preprotein translocase subunit SecA is translated as MFDFFIRSSIVNSAQRFIDRLTPEVNVHIPKDLPLPSIGIIKRMSAVVSQVNGLEEKVRKLSDEQLRLATEQFKQKIRESIKSNEEEVKKINSLYIASFSQDEKESLSLDLNRAKEDLRRVRENTLREILPEAFAVVREAGRRKLNMRHFDIQLIGGMVLHEGKITEMATGEGKTLVATLAAYLNALAGKGVHVVTVNDYLAKRDREWMGPLYEMLGLTVGVIQHDMDSRQRQQAYGCDITYGTNNEFGFDYLRDNMVNYKEEMVQPGHHFAIVDEVDSILVDEARTPLIISGPAEESTDKYYRANEIIQKLKGRRVTEKEEIDAKHRGEDLSKGFDYVAEEKAKSISLTEDGELKSAKLFGVATLHDIETTEYRHHILQALRAREFFRLDVDYVVRDGKVVIVDEFTGRMMPGRRWSDGLHQAVEAKEGIKIERENQTLATITFQNYFRMYEKLSGMTGTAYTEANEFKQIYKLDCIVMPTNRVLSRTNHPDSIYKTEQEKFNAVVEEINTLHIKGRPVLVGTISIERSEYLSSLLKRRGIAHQVLNAKYHELEAHIVAQAGRYKAVTIATNMAGRGTDIVLGGNAEYLARSLAEEKSKEAAEQPAQEDSYQKFLVQFKTQTKEEHEKVIVAGGLHVLGTERHESRRIDNQLRGRSGRQGDPGSSRFYVSLEDDLMRLFGSDRIMNIMNTLGMEEGQVIEHPLVTRAIEIAQKRVETHNFEIRKQLLEYDNVMNKQREVIYRMRRSILDGENIKERILQAIDDAGYNLTLQYLSNEPQDIEGMISALKSQFGFNLQASLDELSTMTKEQLTDFIIEQLKNAYHEKEKEVAPEHLRGLERIILLQTIDSKWKDHLYAMDQLKEGIHYRAFAQRDPLVEYQREGFLMFEQMYASISEEVAQTMFKVQAVAPKEQFKGVFSSLPQQFVHSDFSSLSQQAGQRKAQQQPDQPQPQERQKPAAPQTYHRAGPDVGRNDPCPCGSGKKYKKCCGRNS
- the lnt gene encoding apolipoprotein N-acyltransferase, with product MTNSRSVFSYDFFKHPLFLCLLSASFLVLSFPQFDIWIFAWVALIPLMAALDGKKILASFFLSYFTGVLFFAGTLFWFIHVTLLGMILLILYFAVYFGLFGLGYYFFSKQAVLSKIFVLPSLWVILELARSRLLSGFGWVSMGHSQYKNLPLIQVADIAGMFVISFVVVMANVLFKEVMTKKLSRAYIKKEILIPAVLVIFVLTSFLVYGSYRLNQPRTPAQFNIAVIQANIAQEMKWNEEFWPAILKKHLDLTQEAAQQKPDLIIWPETAFPGFVWESPELFSSLREVVAKNKIPLLLGLVIQNDGAYYNSAILINKDGKIIKQHDKLHLVPFGEYVPLRDVFPFLADLAPIGDFTPGMEYTLFPAMVEAKPKDRSIGDFSVLICFEDTVPEISAKFTQAKTNLLINMTNDAWFKDTKAPFLHLQAAVFRTIENRKNLVRAANTGVSCFIDEFGKITNYVQNKNGKKTYVAGYATGDVALNTTQTFYTKHPDLFTYFCFGGILMGIALKKLKISAWTKS
- a CDS encoding response regulator — encoded protein: MKKPPISIVILSCGLFLAYGKIILQYQGLNPWLTAVSWVFVISSVGLLFLQEWARKILFFLSFFLIVFYAYAFNFIALLNQHITPLSFIAIVMPLVLTVFFLNLSGVKKYFQKMLIQPKGTILAIDDDRGLLKLLKVNLTSKGFDVVTALTGEQGLELARKRHPNLILLDVILPGKKGRQVCKELKEDPKTKDIPVVFLTAKDSPDDVQAEKEAGAVAHITKPIDSKKLFADISRILGI
- a CDS encoding adenosine-specific kinase yields the protein MDIKSVKINKPEDVNVIIGQAHFIKTVEDLYEAIVSAAGQIKFGLAFCEASGDCKIRAEGNDEALKKLAVDNAMNLSAGHSFVIMLSNGFPINILNQIKSVVEVCTIFAATANPLEVIIADNGFGRGILGVIDGSKPKGIEDEKDIKWRKDLLRKFGYKR
- a CDS encoding lysophospholipid acyltransferase family protein, yielding MMSINDRIKTFKRDFARNSLYVSSAVLNRLPYPFVRLLTHLFIAIGFRCAVRQRRIAAESLQIAFGRQKTQAEIKKITRDCFENFGRGMIELIYFMGHPKMIKQRVQFEGKEYLDAALRQGNGVIAVSAHFGNFPLMLLRFAQEGYKTNAIIRPARDQKIEEYFFALRTKLGLNTIYSHPRKDCVNNSLKVLRNNEFLFIPLDQNFGSAGGVFVDFFGQKAATATGPVIFAMRAGAPLLPIFVIRQKDDTHKIIIDPPLYLQEGKDSADTIFINTARITQVIERYITAYPQEWGWMHRRWKSRPASEAQNPTSTEVMV
- a CDS encoding DUF502 domain-containing protein gives rise to the protein MKKQLKRYFIYGLTIFLPIMLTVYLIILTFNFIDGFLGKAIKPIFINIFGFYFNGTSILIFILLIFSIGFVTTHFLGKKLYPWFEKQLLKLPFFRQVYPAMKEIALFLFSHERPAFKQVVLVEYPRKGAYSLGFLMNDSAKSICQKIGKETCNVLIPTSPSPFSGFVVIIPKDEVILTDMTVEQAVKFFVSDGVVNPE
- a CDS encoding HAD family hydrolase, yielding MLKDIKLVIFDLDGTLVDAYPAIVRSFNLTMRKLNLPTQKSTVIHRAVGWGDKNLLKPFVGDKNISMALRIYRKDHKTSLRQKTKFLPHAKDLLAYLKKKKYRLAIASNRPTKFTHIILEHLKVKDWFDYILCGDKMKRSKPHPDILLKTLNRFSLRPQEAVYVGDMTVDVLAGKRAKIKTIAVATGSNTKKELQKLKPFRLIDHVGELKKILDGAAG